The proteins below come from a single Iocasia fonsfrigidae genomic window:
- the whiA gene encoding DNA-binding protein WhiA, producing the protein MSFSDEVKHEIARIKSRELPELAALIRMDGSIQIINKQLALKVKIYHGDLARKVYSLIKSRYGLKIGIMVRKGRHFSYKNNTYLLRLPPQEGLKHFLYELGFIDENNTLIYKIKEEFINDLECQKAYLRGAFLGGGSVNKPNSEYHLEFRCEHENFAEELLDLLARLDLKGYLTEHNGKYIVYFKKSEDIATILNIIGAHQALLKMENQRVFKAVKNNVNRKINFETANLDKTVIAAMLQLEDIELIENTKGLSSLSKGLQEIALLRKQYPYASLKELGEQLEPRLSKSGVNHRMRRIKKVAKEIRGDD; encoded by the coding sequence ATGTCTTTTTCTGATGAGGTAAAACATGAGATAGCCAGGATTAAAAGCAGGGAACTACCAGAACTGGCAGCGTTAATTAGAATGGATGGTTCTATTCAGATTATAAATAAACAGTTGGCTTTGAAGGTAAAGATATATCATGGTGACCTGGCCCGTAAAGTCTATTCATTGATAAAAAGCAGATATGGACTTAAAATAGGTATAATGGTGAGGAAGGGTAGACACTTCTCCTATAAAAATAATACCTATCTGCTTAGACTCCCTCCTCAGGAGGGGCTTAAACATTTCCTTTATGAGCTGGGATTTATAGATGAAAACAATACTTTGATTTATAAGATTAAAGAGGAGTTTATAAATGACCTTGAGTGTCAGAAGGCATATCTTAGAGGAGCTTTCCTTGGTGGTGGTTCAGTCAATAAGCCTAATAGTGAATACCACCTTGAGTTCAGGTGTGAACATGAAAACTTTGCCGAGGAATTACTTGATCTGCTGGCCCGTCTAGATCTTAAAGGGTATTTAACAGAACACAATGGTAAGTATATTGTTTATTTTAAGAAGTCTGAGGATATTGCCACTATTTTAAATATTATAGGTGCCCATCAGGCCTTACTGAAGATGGAAAACCAGCGGGTTTTTAAAGCTGTTAAGAATAATGTCAATCGAAAAATAAACTTTGAGACCGCTAACCTGGATAAAACAGTAATAGCAGCTATGCTGCAATTAGAAGATATTGAATTAATTGAAAATACAAAGGGTCTATCATCCCTTTCTAAAGGACTGCAGGAAATAGCACTGCTGCGTAAGCAGTATCCATATGCCAGTTTGAAGGAATTGGGGGAACAGCTGGAACCTAGGTTAAGTAAATCAGGTGTTAATCACCGTATGCGGCGTATCAAGAAAGTAGCTAAAGAGATAAGGGGAGATGACTAA
- the rpoN gene encoding RNA polymerase factor sigma-54 — translation MDLGFNLNLEQKQKLVMTPQLQMAIEILQFSSQEMEEYIEEELAENPLLDRLDKQNYSSGIDYSVNSDKENNYENYVAYKPNLLEYLERQLYQVLEENELELGKFIIGSLDEHGFLTSSCRNIAKRFKSSVDKVESILRRIQYLDPVGIAASNVREALLIQLDSLMLDTGLAEEIVRDYFDCLVEKEYSFIRKKLAANEERVMGAINLIKTLNPHPASAYNASDEVKYIVPDLIVKENKGEYLVISNEKSIPSLMINPYYHKMLKENKGTDVYEYLLGKYRSALWLMRSIEQRRFTIYRIAEAIVKEQRDFLNLGIKYLKSMTMQEVADILGMHESTVSRATTEKYLQTPQGLFELKFFFNSGVNNLSSVSIKALIADYIENEKPESPLSDRELTELLKENRALDLSRRTVAKYRKEMGIPSSNKRRKPK, via the coding sequence ATGGATCTGGGTTTCAATTTAAATCTGGAACAAAAACAAAAACTGGTGATGACACCTCAACTCCAGATGGCAATTGAAATTTTACAGTTTTCAAGTCAGGAGATGGAAGAGTATATTGAAGAGGAACTGGCTGAAAACCCTCTCCTGGATAGATTAGACAAACAGAATTATAGTAGTGGAATTGATTATTCTGTTAACAGTGATAAAGAGAATAATTATGAAAATTATGTTGCTTATAAACCTAACTTATTAGAGTATTTAGAAAGACAGCTATATCAGGTACTAGAGGAAAATGAACTTGAGCTTGGAAAATTTATTATTGGAAGCCTTGACGAACATGGTTTTTTAACATCTTCCTGTCGAAATATTGCTAAAAGGTTCAAATCCAGTGTAGACAAGGTGGAAAGTATACTTAGACGCATTCAATATTTAGATCCGGTTGGTATTGCAGCTAGTAATGTGAGAGAGGCCCTTTTAATCCAGCTGGATAGTTTAATGCTTGATACTGGTCTGGCTGAAGAAATTGTCAGGGATTATTTTGATTGTTTAGTAGAAAAAGAATATTCTTTTATAAGAAAAAAACTGGCAGCAAATGAGGAAAGGGTTATGGGGGCAATTAATCTTATTAAGACATTAAATCCCCATCCTGCTTCAGCCTATAATGCCTCTGATGAAGTGAAATACATTGTGCCGGATTTGATTGTTAAAGAGAATAAGGGGGAATATCTTGTTATTTCAAATGAAAAAAGTATCCCATCTTTAATGATTAATCCGTATTACCATAAGATGCTAAAAGAGAACAAAGGGACAGATGTTTATGAATATTTGTTGGGGAAATACCGTTCTGCCCTCTGGTTGATGAGGAGCATTGAACAGAGGAGATTTACCATTTATCGGATAGCAGAGGCTATTGTTAAGGAACAGCGAGATTTCCTGAATTTAGGTATTAAGTATTTAAAATCAATGACTATGCAGGAGGTTGCTGATATACTGGGGATGCATGAATCAACAGTCAGTAGGGCTACTACAGAGAAATACCTTCAAACCCCTCAGGGTTTATTTGAGTTAAAATTCTTTTTCAATAGTGGAGTTAATAACCTTTCTTCAGTAAGTATAAAAGCCTTGATAGCTGACTATATTGAAAATGAAAAACCAGAATCTCCTTTAAGTGATAGGGAGCTTACCGAATTATTAAAGGAAAACAGGGCTTTAGACCTATCAAGAAGAACGGTTGCCAAGTACAGGAAAGAAATGGGGATTCCCTCCTCAAATAAAAGGAGAAAACCAAAATGA
- a CDS encoding LacI family DNA-binding transcriptional regulator, with the protein MYNVTISDIAKDSGVSTTTVSRVLNNSGSVSPETRERVLEVIKRRGYSPSATARSLSKRVSSTIGVIVPEVDNPFFGEVLRGITEVIDKNDLTLICCNSDDDPNKDKKALEMLKEHRVRGLVYTPAIDYSNKEEKRSLKKMLKDINSPIVILDREIDYLDLDGVFFDDSKGMYNATKALIGAGHTKIGIINGTLDRVLARNRQEGYLKALKDSGIIPIKRYMFYGDFRMTTAYELSKELLSMKDRPTAVLTCNNRTSMGFLKALYELGESIPENISCIGLDRIEALDIMGINFNYIKRDAREMGRQAIELLINRMAFPDKEPIKRILETPVIIKKI; encoded by the coding sequence ATGTATAATGTAACTATTTCAGATATAGCAAAGGATTCAGGAGTCTCAACGACAACAGTATCTAGAGTTTTAAATAATTCTGGATCAGTTAGTCCAGAAACAAGAGAAAGAGTATTGGAAGTAATAAAAAGAAGAGGCTATTCTCCCTCTGCAACTGCAAGAAGTCTTTCCAAAAGAGTATCATCAACTATAGGTGTGATTGTTCCAGAAGTTGATAACCCTTTTTTTGGAGAAGTATTAAGGGGTATTACAGAAGTAATTGATAAAAATGACTTAACTCTTATTTGTTGTAATTCAGATGATGATCCTAATAAAGATAAAAAAGCATTAGAAATGTTAAAAGAACATAGAGTTCGCGGGTTGGTTTATACTCCTGCAATTGATTATAGTAATAAGGAAGAGAAAAGAAGTCTTAAAAAGATGTTAAAAGATATTAATTCTCCAATAGTAATATTAGACAGGGAGATTGATTATTTGGATTTAGATGGTGTGTTTTTTGATGATTCTAAAGGCATGTATAATGCAACTAAAGCATTAATTGGAGCTGGACATACGAAGATTGGAATTATAAATGGTACATTAGATAGGGTTCTTGCCCGTAACCGTCAAGAAGGGTACTTAAAAGCTCTGAAAGATAGTGGGATTATACCTATAAAAAGATATATGTTTTATGGCGATTTTAGAATGACAACAGCCTATGAATTGTCTAAAGAACTACTTTCTATGAAAGATAGGCCGACAGCAGTCTTGACTTGTAATAATAGAACTAGTATGGGTTTTCTAAAGGCATTATATGAATTAGGGGAGTCTATACCAGAAAATATTTCCTGTATTGGATTAGATAGAATTGAAGCTCTAGATATTATGGGAATTAATTTTAACTATATTAAAAGAGATGCAAGGGAAATGGGTAGGCAAGCAATAGAACTTTTAATAAACCGGATGGCTTTTCCAGATAAAGAACCTATTAAAAGAATATTAGAAACACCTGTAATAATAAAAAAGATATAG
- a CDS encoding RpiB/LacA/LacB family sugar-phosphate isomerase: MEQQLRLVMGCDLAAYDFKCQILKSMRFNGYNIEDVGCYSSKEGLYAPIAKKVADLVASKEFDYGILICGTGQGMAMAANKVEGIRAALCYDVFPAVLSKEHNNANILCTGAWMMDLPKFLHMVEAWLFAQYAGNHDEGLALLSEYEKERLDN, from the coding sequence ATGGAACAACAATTAAGATTAGTGATGGGATGTGATTTGGCTGCTTATGATTTTAAATGTCAGATATTAAAATCTATGAGATTTAATGGTTATAATATTGAAGATGTAGGGTGTTATTCTTCAAAAGAAGGACTCTATGCACCAATTGCTAAGAAAGTAGCAGATTTGGTTGCTAGTAAAGAATTTGATTATGGCATTTTGATCTGTGGAACAGGTCAAGGTATGGCTATGGCAGCCAATAAGGTGGAGGGAATACGGGCTGCTTTATGTTATGATGTATTTCCAGCTGTATTGAGCAAAGAACATAATAATGCCAATATTTTATGTACAGGAGCATGGATGATGGATCTTCCAAAATTTCTACATATGGTAGAAGCATGGCTATTTGCCCAATATGCAGGTAATCATGATGAGGGGCTTGCGTTATTATCAGAATACGAGAAGGAAAGGCTTGATAACTAA
- the hxlB gene encoding 6-phospho-3-hexuloisomerase: MMSNFREISDSTLNEIAEVFSRMEDKSVRELIELIKETSRIFLLGAGREGLSVRAFTMRLMHLGKEAHWIWDDTTPAIGKRDLLICACGSANVGHENYIAKMAKKNGARLALITPSSEGYLISIADNIINVPAEAYKAVGNFVFSEQLMGNLFEQTLFILFDVLVMMLREEMGISKEDMVSRHRNVE, translated from the coding sequence ATGATGAGTAATTTCAGGGAAATTTCAGATAGTACTCTTAATGAAATAGCAGAAGTATTTTCTAGGATGGAAGATAAAAGTGTTAGGGAATTGATAGAATTGATTAAGGAAACCTCTAGAATTTTTCTTCTGGGAGCAGGAAGGGAAGGATTATCAGTCCGAGCATTTACAATGAGGCTTATGCATTTAGGAAAAGAGGCACATTGGATATGGGATGACACAACCCCAGCAATAGGAAAAAGGGATTTATTAATATGTGCTTGTGGTTCAGCTAATGTAGGTCATGAAAATTATATTGCTAAAATGGCTAAGAAGAATGGTGCTAGACTTGCATTAATTACACCATCAAGTGAGGGTTATCTTATTTCCATTGCAGATAATATTATTAATGTACCCGCAGAAGCGTATAAGGCTGTAGGAAATTTTGTTTTTTCAGAACAGCTTATGGGTAATTTGTTTGAACAGACGCTATTTATTTTATTTGATGTATTAGTAATGATGTTAAGAGAAGAGATGGGTATTAGTAAAGAAGATATGGTTAGTCGTCACAGGAATGTAGAATAA
- the hxlB gene encoding 6-phospho-3-hexuloisomerase, producing MIIIIYPILKEINEELHSVFKKINEDTVEEVLSYILKAPQMFVAGVGRSGYMMRAFAMRLMHAKLNVFVIGDTETPGAKKGDLLILGSGSGETESLKAYASKAKKLGLNIITITSFPDSTLGKISNVRLHIPAPTPKSKKTSKQVSIQPMANLFEQSLLIFSDALSMKVMEAKNLNSNEMFSRHANLE from the coding sequence GTGATAATAATTATTTATCCTATATTAAAAGAAATAAATGAAGAACTGCATTCTGTTTTTAAAAAAATTAATGAAGATACTGTTGAGGAAGTATTATCTTATATATTGAAGGCTCCACAAATGTTTGTTGCAGGTGTAGGACGTTCGGGATATATGATGAGGGCATTTGCAATGCGTTTAATGCATGCTAAGCTTAATGTATTTGTAATTGGTGATACGGAAACCCCTGGCGCTAAAAAAGGTGATTTATTAATCTTAGGTAGTGGGTCTGGAGAAACTGAGAGTTTGAAAGCATATGCCAGTAAAGCAAAAAAACTAGGTCTGAATATTATTACTATTACAAGTTTTCCGGACTCTACTTTAGGTAAGATATCGAATGTTAGATTACATATTCCGGCTCCAACACCAAAATCTAAAAAAACAAGTAAACAGGTATCAATTCAACCAATGGCCAATTTATTTGAACAATCATTATTAATATTTTCAGATGCTTTGTCTATGAAAGTTATGGAGGCAAAAAACTTGAATTCCAATGAGATGTTTAGTCGACATGCAAACTTGGAATAG